From one Leifsonia soli genomic stretch:
- a CDS encoding S-methyl-5'-thioadenosine phosphorylase — MTGAEIAVIGGSGLYRLFDDGADIETVTVDTPYGPPSGPIRIGTAAGRRVAFLARHGEDHALAPHRIPYRANIWALAALGVRAVITSSAVGGLSERARPGLFVVPDQLIDRTSGRPDTYFDEGDVQHLAAADPFDPVLRNAATRALAGLGEEVVSEGTTVVIQGPRFSTRAESAWYRSVGADIVNMTQYPEAVLAAELGLGLVTLCFVTDTDAGTAAGDTADAADAALVLERMAQAGPRIRAAIAATVTAVPTGYRPRTLIPADAVRRVLDAPVSAGGAG; from the coding sequence ATGACCGGAGCCGAGATCGCCGTCATCGGAGGGTCCGGCCTCTACCGGCTGTTCGACGACGGCGCCGACATCGAGACCGTCACGGTCGACACGCCCTACGGACCGCCGTCGGGCCCGATCCGCATCGGCACGGCGGCGGGCCGCCGGGTGGCGTTCCTCGCCCGGCACGGCGAAGACCACGCCCTCGCGCCGCACCGCATCCCGTACCGCGCGAACATCTGGGCGCTCGCGGCGCTCGGCGTCCGCGCCGTCATCACCTCCTCGGCCGTCGGTGGGCTGTCCGAGCGCGCCCGGCCCGGCCTGTTCGTCGTGCCGGACCAGCTCATCGACCGCACCAGCGGCCGTCCTGACACCTACTTCGATGAGGGCGACGTGCAGCACCTCGCCGCGGCCGATCCGTTCGACCCGGTCCTCCGGAATGCGGCGACCCGGGCGCTCGCGGGCCTCGGCGAGGAGGTCGTCTCGGAGGGCACGACGGTCGTCATCCAGGGACCGCGGTTCTCGACGAGGGCCGAGTCGGCCTGGTACCGCTCGGTCGGTGCCGACATCGTGAATATGACGCAATACCCGGAGGCGGTGCTCGCGGCCGAGCTCGGGCTCGGGCTCGTGACCCTCTGCTTCGTGACGGACACCGACGCCGGCACCGCCGCGGGCGACACCGCGGATGCGGCCGACGCGGCACTGGTGCTGGAGCGGATGGCTCAGGCCGGCCCCCGCATCCGGGCGGCCATCGCGGCCACCGTCACCGCCGTGCCGACCGGCTACCGGCCGCGGACACTGATCCCTGCCGACGCCGTGCGCCGTGTGCTCGACGCCCCCGTCTCCGCCGGGGGTGCCGGGTGA
- a CDS encoding NAD-dependent epimerase/dehydratase family protein — MTHLVVTGGLGFIGSHVVEAAVGRGWRVTVVDSLRPDVHASAEVPDWFSSLHGDLDLLVADAGAIPEALLRSADAVCHQAAKVGLGVDFGDAPDYVDSNVGVTARLLARMAAAGTTRLVLASSMVVYGEGLYRDGHAVVQPPVRAVADLRAGRFDPLDREGRPLQPLLIREDDPTEPRNVYAVTKLAQEQLARSWARSTGGRVVALRYHNVFGARMPSGTPYAGVASLFRSRLDQGLAPLVFEDGRQRRDFVDAIDVAAANVRAIEWLETRPEGAVHAYNVGSGTVRTIGEFASAIADALGGPAPVVTGDFRLGDVRHITASSERIAVEIGWRAQRPWRDAVRAFTAAPMRRRVTASPLPLRQTAG, encoded by the coding sequence GTGACGCATCTCGTCGTGACCGGCGGCCTCGGCTTCATCGGGTCGCATGTGGTGGAGGCCGCCGTCGGCCGCGGCTGGCGGGTGACGGTGGTCGACTCGCTGCGCCCGGACGTTCACGCGAGCGCCGAGGTGCCCGACTGGTTCAGCAGCCTCCACGGCGACCTCGACCTCCTCGTCGCGGATGCCGGCGCGATCCCCGAGGCGCTGCTGCGGTCTGCGGATGCGGTGTGCCACCAGGCGGCCAAGGTCGGGCTCGGCGTCGACTTCGGCGACGCACCCGACTATGTCGATTCGAACGTCGGGGTGACGGCGCGGCTGCTTGCCCGGATGGCTGCGGCCGGGACGACGCGCCTGGTCCTCGCCTCCTCGATGGTGGTGTACGGGGAGGGCCTGTACCGTGACGGCCACGCCGTGGTCCAGCCACCCGTGCGTGCCGTCGCTGACCTGCGCGCCGGCCGCTTCGACCCGCTCGACCGGGAGGGTCGCCCGCTGCAGCCGCTGCTGATCCGCGAGGACGACCCGACCGAGCCCCGCAACGTGTACGCCGTCACCAAGCTCGCCCAGGAGCAGCTGGCCCGCTCGTGGGCGCGCTCGACCGGCGGCCGCGTGGTCGCGCTTCGCTACCACAACGTCTTCGGCGCCCGGATGCCGAGCGGCACGCCGTACGCGGGCGTCGCGTCCTTGTTCCGTTCCCGGCTGGACCAGGGCCTCGCCCCCCTCGTGTTCGAGGACGGCCGGCAGCGCCGCGACTTCGTCGACGCGATCGATGTGGCCGCCGCGAACGTCCGAGCCATCGAGTGGCTGGAGACCCGACCGGAGGGCGCCGTGCACGCGTACAACGTCGGCAGCGGCACGGTGCGAACGATCGGCGAGTTCGCCTCGGCGATCGCCGACGCCCTCGGGGGCCCGGCCCCTGTGGTGACGGGCGACTTCCGCCTGGGCGACGTTCGCCACATCACGGCCTCGTCCGAACGCATCGCCGTTGAGATCGGATGGAGGGCGCAGCGCCCCTGGCGGGACGCCGTCCGGGCCTTCACGGCGGCGCCGATGCGGCGTCGAGTGACGGCCTCCCCGCTGCCGCTCCGGCAGACGGCCGGCTGA
- a CDS encoding ABC transporter permease → MTASLFAAALGVELQKSLRARVPVVAAILLVGGVVAICLSVTVAVAGGDPAIVAKLGPVVGEGGWNGYLNAALQVTAAAAAGACGILVSWSVGREFAEGTVSGLFALPVSRTVIAAAKLIAFAAWSTTVALALISALFIAGVLAGFGPLPRNGGEIAVRLLVLVLATAGVTLAAAWVATLTRGLLGGIAATVVLLASAQVVVFSGGGAWYPPSAPALWALDPTPTTAVPLAGALAVGGVFAVLTLLSWRRMELDR, encoded by the coding sequence GTGACCGCCTCCCTGTTCGCAGCCGCCCTCGGCGTGGAACTGCAGAAGTCCCTGAGGGCGCGCGTACCGGTCGTCGCCGCCATCCTGCTGGTGGGCGGGGTCGTCGCCATCTGCCTCTCCGTCACCGTTGCCGTGGCCGGCGGCGATCCGGCCATCGTCGCCAAGCTCGGACCCGTGGTCGGCGAGGGCGGATGGAACGGGTACTTGAATGCGGCCCTTCAGGTCACCGCCGCAGCCGCGGCCGGCGCGTGCGGCATCCTGGTCAGCTGGAGCGTCGGGCGGGAGTTCGCCGAGGGTACGGTCTCCGGTCTCTTCGCTCTGCCCGTGTCGCGCACGGTCATTGCGGCTGCCAAACTCATCGCTTTCGCCGCCTGGTCCACGACCGTCGCGCTCGCCCTCATCTCCGCGCTCTTCATCGCCGGAGTGCTCGCGGGCTTCGGACCGTTGCCGCGCAACGGCGGTGAGATCGCGGTGCGTCTGCTGGTGCTCGTCCTCGCGACCGCCGGGGTGACGCTCGCAGCCGCGTGGGTGGCGACGCTGACCAGGGGACTGCTGGGTGGCATCGCCGCCACGGTCGTCCTGCTGGCGAGCGCGCAGGTCGTCGTGTTCTCCGGCGGTGGCGCATGGTACCCGCCATCAGCACCGGCACTGTGGGCACTCGACCCCACCCCGACAACGGCCGTCCCCCTCGCGGGGGCTCTCGCGGTCGGCGGAGTGTTCGCGGTTCTCACGCTGCTCTCGTGGAGACGGATGGAGCTGGACCGCTGA
- a CDS encoding ABC transporter ATP-binding protein has product MASGASATPLPPGMVLAGVSRSFAGGAGIHSVDLAVAPGTVHALVGLNGAGKSTLMKVMLGMLRPQAGTASIGGVDVGRAGVEVWAQVGHLVEAPLAYAEFTVARNLAMAAALHAVPPRRRARVVDGAIAEFGLEPYRGRGARVLSFGNRQRLGLAAALQHDPSFIVLDEPTTGLDPSGTLLLRESLRRRAGEGSAVLISSHHLDEVSRLAQRISVMNAGRLIGELDPAAPELERAFFAMVLRDDESRNGEGGAR; this is encoded by the coding sequence ATGGCGTCCGGTGCCTCCGCGACTCCTCTCCCCCCGGGAATGGTGCTTGCGGGAGTCAGCCGATCGTTCGCCGGGGGAGCGGGCATCCACTCGGTCGATCTCGCGGTCGCGCCGGGAACGGTTCACGCTCTGGTCGGTCTGAACGGCGCGGGCAAGTCCACGCTGATGAAAGTGATGCTGGGGATGCTGCGGCCGCAGGCCGGCACAGCCTCCATCGGAGGGGTCGACGTGGGCCGGGCGGGCGTGGAGGTCTGGGCGCAGGTCGGACATCTGGTGGAGGCGCCGCTCGCCTATGCGGAGTTCACGGTCGCCCGGAACCTCGCCATGGCTGCCGCTCTCCACGCCGTCCCGCCACGACGTCGCGCGCGTGTCGTCGACGGCGCGATCGCCGAGTTCGGCCTGGAGCCGTATCGGGGGCGGGGCGCGCGGGTGCTGTCCTTCGGCAACAGGCAACGGCTCGGTCTCGCGGCGGCGCTCCAGCACGACCCGTCGTTCATCGTGCTGGACGAGCCGACGACCGGCCTGGACCCTTCCGGAACCCTGCTGCTCCGCGAGAGCCTCCGGCGTCGTGCGGGGGAAGGAAGCGCCGTGCTGATCTCCAGCCATCACCTCGACGAGGTCTCACGGCTGGCGCAGCGGATCAGCGTCATGAACGCCGGCCGGCTCATCGGGGAACTCGATCCGGCGGCGCCGGAGCTCGAGCGTGCGTTCTTCGCCATGGTCCTGCGCGACGATGAGAGTCGGAACGGCGAGGGTGGTGCCCGGTGA
- a CDS encoding amino acid permease, translated as MPTRDTAQSTAVRASSGRLASGPLLLVAFAFAVMADPVSSVAYAVEAALRALNGDLALLLPTMALVVAIIALVIVNYRQLVARYPQGGGASAAVGEAFGDGWSFVPVGALVVDFVLTIAISASAGASAVIAYAPALAAYRLPLALGLVVVVGGLTWFGHLGRLLFAVLTIAFIVVAVAVLVFGLWAQPDPTGTITESAGRSAPLAIVLAFPVAMALATGVEAPSSAIAQLGQLDDAGRRRFGQVTLVLTLIVVGTITLGLAAEATRLRIGIPPAESTQIAELARVAAPAPLFAAFQLVTALLLLSAASSSFQAGPGLLKALAGERGSGGERVGILPTALGRTNRHHTPYWGVLVFLLLAGAVTAVAGGNDQELVLFYAVSVFLSFLAGLLAMARFSWRERRIGSLLLNALGALVVAFTLVANLSRGTPIVSLVVALLIAAGLFVLWVRNGRPPGIRNIAAESEQEE; from the coding sequence ATGCCCACTCGCGACACGGCGCAGAGCACTGCCGTTCGAGCGTCGTCCGGCCGTTTGGCTTCCGGCCCTCTGCTGCTCGTGGCGTTCGCGTTCGCTGTGATGGCCGATCCGGTGTCGTCGGTGGCGTACGCGGTCGAGGCGGCCCTGCGTGCGTTGAACGGCGACCTGGCACTGCTGCTGCCGACGATGGCTCTGGTCGTCGCGATCATCGCGCTGGTCATCGTCAACTACCGCCAGCTGGTGGCCCGCTACCCGCAGGGCGGCGGGGCGTCGGCAGCGGTCGGCGAAGCGTTCGGCGACGGATGGTCGTTCGTGCCGGTGGGGGCGCTGGTGGTCGACTTCGTGCTGACCATCGCCATCAGTGCGTCAGCGGGCGCATCGGCTGTGATCGCCTACGCCCCGGCCCTGGCGGCGTACCGCCTGCCCCTCGCGCTCGGTCTGGTGGTCGTGGTGGGGGGCCTGACGTGGTTCGGACATCTCGGACGGCTGCTGTTCGCGGTCCTGACGATCGCGTTCATCGTGGTGGCGGTCGCCGTCCTCGTGTTCGGGCTCTGGGCGCAGCCGGACCCGACGGGAACGATCACCGAGTCCGCAGGTCGCAGCGCCCCGTTGGCGATCGTCCTCGCGTTCCCGGTCGCCATGGCGTTGGCGACCGGCGTGGAGGCTCCCTCGTCGGCCATCGCGCAGCTCGGGCAGCTGGACGACGCCGGGCGTCGCCGATTCGGTCAGGTCACGCTGGTGTTGACCCTGATCGTCGTCGGAACGATCACGTTGGGACTCGCGGCGGAGGCGACGCGCCTGCGGATCGGCATTCCGCCCGCCGAATCCACTCAGATCGCCGAGCTGGCGCGGGTCGCAGCGCCGGCGCCGCTGTTCGCCGCCTTCCAGCTGGTCACGGCGCTGCTGCTGCTGTCCGCCGCGAGCTCCTCCTTCCAGGCCGGACCCGGTCTCCTCAAAGCGCTTGCCGGAGAGCGGGGCTCCGGTGGGGAGAGAGTGGGCATCCTTCCGACAGCGCTCGGCCGGACGAACCGTCACCACACGCCGTACTGGGGCGTTCTGGTCTTCCTGCTGCTGGCCGGTGCCGTGACGGCCGTGGCAGGCGGCAACGACCAGGAGCTCGTGCTCTTCTATGCCGTGTCGGTCTTCCTCAGCTTCCTCGCCGGCCTCCTGGCGATGGCGCGGTTCTCGTGGCGCGAGCGGCGTATCGGCTCCCTGCTGCTCAATGCACTCGGCGCACTCGTGGTGGCGTTCACCCTGGTCGCCAACCTGTCCCGCGGCACACCCATCGTCAGCCTGGTGGTCGCACTGCTGATCGCCGCCGGGCTGTTCGTGCTGTGGGTTCGCAACGGGCGTCCTCCTGGCATCCGCAACATCGCAGCGGAATCCGAACAGGAGGAGTGA
- a CDS encoding GNAT family N-acetyltransferase, whose product MFSKTLASGGELRPLEPWRAEEFAAHLDRAREHIRPWVGPSFVTVDVPGARATLDRYAERAARDGAGIYGIWADGILVGGVMFVEFSAATGSFEVGCWLEPGAEGRGHITSAVRELLAYAFDIRGMHRAEWRCRSDNDRSSAVARRLGMTLDGVLREAWPVGDVFHDKQVWSLLASEWRRPSARS is encoded by the coding sequence ATGTTCTCGAAGACCCTGGCCTCGGGCGGCGAGCTCCGCCCGCTGGAACCCTGGCGTGCCGAGGAGTTCGCTGCGCACCTGGACCGCGCCCGCGAGCACATCCGCCCGTGGGTGGGTCCGTCGTTCGTCACCGTCGACGTCCCCGGTGCGCGCGCGACGCTCGACCGGTACGCCGAGCGGGCGGCGCGCGACGGCGCGGGCATCTACGGGATCTGGGCCGACGGCATCCTGGTCGGCGGCGTCATGTTCGTCGAGTTCTCGGCCGCGACGGGCTCGTTCGAGGTCGGATGCTGGCTGGAGCCGGGCGCGGAGGGAAGGGGCCACATCACCAGTGCCGTGCGGGAACTCCTCGCGTACGCGTTCGATATCCGAGGCATGCACCGGGCGGAATGGCGGTGCCGCAGCGACAACGACCGCAGCTCCGCCGTTGCTCGCCGCCTCGGGATGACGCTGGACGGCGTGCTCCGTGAGGCGTGGCCGGTCGGCGACGTCTTCCACGACAAGCAGGTGTGGTCGCTGCTCGCATCGGAATGGCGGCGACCGTCCGCCCGATCCTGA
- a CDS encoding DUF2207 domain-containing protein, with protein sequence MTAAAVAVALSSLFVTAGVLSASTPPAQAHVPAPAPVAAPAGVDDFTFASFDADYRLGRDAEGHSTLTTVETLVARFPEIDQNHGIRRELVEDYDGHPTDLKVVSVTDQNGTPRPYSSDSSDGILSLTIAAKDYVHGDQTYVITYRQTNVTRHFADTDDDEFYWDTNGTAWAQPFDRVTATVHLGSGLAGALKGTTSAYRGAQGSSEPATVERTADGFRFSADQLGPRENLTFAIGFAPGTFVARADGLFDTGWGYVAVAGLLLGILALIGAIVVRIRLLRDAPGRGTIIPEYVPPKEGLLLTADLTRRTSKAVAAQTLDLAVSGRVRVLQTTGFLGRPSYTLELVSTEATGRQALRDPRPTTDELETLRALFGDALAPGTTLTLGKSNPRVARAVSAVQKRVHKDATSYGYRTTGPRGPVRAVFFTALGATLLAVVGSVVSMAGEYGGAAPFGILFGSVVLFVAAAVLVARSPLTSAGTTLREYADGLRMYVELAEADRIRYLQSPQGAERVPVAVNDPREMLKLTERLLPWAVLFGEEKKWLAELGRFYEETGQTPTWYAGQTAFNAAVLSQMVSGISSSTTIASSSSSGGTGGGGFSGGGGGGGGGGGV encoded by the coding sequence ATGACCGCGGCCGCGGTCGCCGTGGCCCTGTCCTCGCTGTTCGTGACGGCGGGGGTGCTGAGCGCATCCACCCCGCCCGCGCAGGCGCACGTGCCGGCCCCGGCACCGGTCGCCGCGCCCGCCGGCGTCGACGACTTCACCTTCGCGAGCTTCGACGCGGACTACCGGCTCGGCCGCGATGCGGAGGGGCACTCGACGCTTACCACCGTCGAGACGCTCGTGGCGCGCTTCCCCGAGATCGACCAGAACCACGGCATCCGGCGCGAGCTGGTCGAGGACTACGACGGGCACCCGACCGACCTGAAGGTCGTGTCGGTGACCGACCAGAACGGCACACCGCGCCCGTACAGCAGCGACTCCTCCGACGGGATCCTGTCGCTGACGATCGCGGCGAAGGACTACGTCCACGGCGACCAGACCTACGTCATCACGTACCGGCAGACGAACGTCACCCGCCACTTCGCCGACACCGACGACGACGAGTTCTACTGGGACACCAACGGGACCGCGTGGGCGCAGCCCTTCGACCGCGTGACGGCGACGGTTCACCTGGGCTCCGGCCTGGCCGGAGCCCTCAAGGGCACCACGTCCGCGTACCGCGGCGCGCAGGGCTCCTCTGAGCCCGCGACTGTCGAACGCACCGCCGACGGGTTCCGCTTCAGCGCCGACCAGCTCGGCCCGCGCGAGAATCTGACGTTCGCGATCGGGTTCGCGCCCGGCACGTTCGTGGCGCGCGCCGACGGGCTGTTCGACACCGGCTGGGGATACGTGGCCGTGGCCGGGCTGCTGCTCGGCATCCTCGCCCTGATCGGCGCGATCGTGGTGCGCATCCGCCTGCTGCGCGACGCCCCGGGACGCGGCACGATCATCCCGGAGTACGTCCCGCCGAAGGAGGGACTCCTGCTCACGGCGGACCTGACGAGACGCACCAGCAAGGCGGTCGCGGCGCAGACCCTCGATCTGGCGGTGTCCGGACGGGTGCGCGTGCTGCAGACCACGGGATTTCTCGGCCGGCCCTCCTACACGCTGGAGCTGGTCTCCACCGAGGCGACCGGTCGCCAGGCACTGCGCGACCCGCGCCCGACCACCGACGAGCTGGAGACCCTGCGCGCCCTGTTCGGCGACGCGCTCGCTCCGGGCACGACGCTGACGCTGGGGAAGTCCAACCCGCGCGTCGCCCGGGCGGTCTCCGCGGTGCAGAAGCGGGTGCACAAGGATGCGACCAGCTACGGCTACCGCACGACCGGACCGCGCGGACCGGTCCGCGCGGTGTTCTTCACGGCGCTGGGCGCGACCCTGCTCGCCGTGGTCGGCTCTGTGGTCAGCATGGCCGGCGAGTACGGCGGGGCGGCGCCGTTCGGCATCCTGTTCGGCTCGGTCGTGCTCTTCGTCGCCGCCGCCGTCCTGGTGGCGCGGTCGCCGCTGACCAGCGCGGGCACGACCCTCCGCGAGTACGCCGATGGCCTGCGGATGTATGTGGAGCTCGCCGAAGCCGACCGCATCCGGTACCTGCAGTCGCCCCAGGGCGCGGAGCGGGTGCCGGTCGCCGTGAACGATCCGCGCGAGATGCTGAAGCTCACCGAGCGCCTCCTGCCCTGGGCCGTCCTGTTCGGCGAGGAGAAGAAGTGGCTGGCCGAGCTGGGCCGGTTCTACGAGGAGACCGGGCAGACACCCACCTGGTACGCGGGCCAGACGGCCTTCAACGCCGCCGTGCTCTCTCAGATGGTCAGCGGGATCTCGTCCAGCACGACGATCGCGAGCAGCTCGTCGTCCGGCGGCACCGGGGGCGGAGGGTTCTCCGGCGGCGGGGGCGGCGGCGGAGGCGGCGGAGGCGTCTAG
- a CDS encoding alpha/beta hydrolase yields MATPRQRPEPARRAHPRRRAVLAVVLALAAVFAALVAPAAVRSSTAAELRAFARLDAAGMEAMVRAQPERLFELANAAAGETAREWPALPRDQRAQLERLLPAFIGNLDGVPYSTRDRANRHALQQSLTSARARAASAADGTADRLSLAAYTAIHAALSPKSRPARHLVEFVAGARPTAAISVGDVGTAAMVTWLVPGMGTYTTDMQLWTLAAQNVWDAQRAAGAPANHAVIAWMGYVVPPVGVDAALGEYAAAGAPLLTEAIQGVRAVRRAHIPTLNVVAHSYGTTMSADALADTPLGINAFVMLGSAGIEETIPTAAALHAKAVYAGEAVTDDEADLGRVSRTDPREPAFGARVMPVDGDPAQGLLPVTGHAPILHSSYNDDIASPVWTAIPSLAAREAAYRRHLSEHGYLDAGTQSLAEVGRATATVLTSGPHRTVRADDRGNNALALPTLPPRTMKD; encoded by the coding sequence ATGGCGACGCCTCGCCAGCGGCCCGAACCGGCGCGCCGCGCGCACCCCCGTCGTCGGGCGGTCCTGGCCGTCGTGCTGGCGCTCGCCGCGGTGTTCGCCGCCCTCGTCGCGCCTGCTGCCGTGCGCTCCTCGACCGCTGCCGAACTCCGCGCGTTCGCCCGGCTCGACGCCGCGGGGATGGAGGCGATGGTCCGGGCGCAGCCCGAGCGGCTGTTCGAGCTGGCGAATGCGGCCGCGGGGGAGACGGCCCGGGAGTGGCCGGCGCTCCCCAGGGACCAGCGGGCACAGCTGGAACGGCTCCTCCCCGCGTTCATCGGCAACCTCGATGGGGTCCCTTACTCCACGCGCGACAGGGCCAATCGGCATGCGCTGCAGCAGAGCCTGACCTCCGCGCGGGCCCGCGCGGCGTCCGCTGCCGATGGCACGGCCGACCGGCTCTCTCTGGCGGCGTACACCGCCATCCATGCGGCGCTCTCGCCGAAGAGCCGCCCGGCGCGGCATCTCGTCGAGTTCGTCGCGGGCGCCCGCCCGACCGCGGCGATCTCCGTGGGCGATGTCGGCACGGCCGCGATGGTCACCTGGCTCGTCCCCGGGATGGGCACGTACACCACCGACATGCAGCTGTGGACGCTGGCGGCCCAGAACGTGTGGGATGCGCAGCGCGCCGCGGGCGCCCCGGCGAACCACGCGGTGATCGCCTGGATGGGCTACGTCGTCCCCCCGGTCGGGGTGGATGCCGCGCTCGGCGAGTACGCCGCCGCGGGAGCCCCGCTGCTCACGGAGGCGATCCAGGGGGTCCGGGCGGTCCGCCGGGCGCACATCCCGACCCTGAACGTCGTCGCCCACTCCTACGGCACGACGATGTCGGCGGATGCCCTGGCCGACACCCCGTTGGGCATCAACGCGTTCGTGATGCTCGGGTCCGCCGGGATCGAGGAGACCATCCCGACCGCCGCAGCACTCCACGCGAAGGCCGTCTACGCCGGCGAGGCCGTGACCGATGACGAGGCGGACCTCGGCCGCGTGAGCCGGACGGACCCGCGTGAGCCCGCGTTCGGCGCCCGGGTCATGCCGGTGGACGGCGACCCCGCGCAGGGCCTCCTGCCCGTGACCGGGCATGCGCCGATCCTGCACTCGTCGTACAACGACGACATCGCCTCACCGGTGTGGACGGCCATCCCGTCACTCGCGGCGCGCGAGGCGGCGTACCGCAGGCACCTGAGCGAGCACGGCTACCTCGATGCGGGCACCCAGTCGTTGGCGGAGGTCGGCCGTGCCACGGCGACCGTGCTCACGTCGGGTCCGCACCGCACCGTCCGCGCCGACGACCGCGGGAACAACGCGCTCGCGCTGCCGACGTTGCCGCCGCGCACCATGAAGGACTGA